From Methylopila sp. M107, a single genomic window includes:
- a CDS encoding aminopeptidase P family protein has protein sequence MFEAQFQSFDETADPSQGAPRLAALREALREKGLDGFLLPRADEHQNEYLPPAAERLAWLTGFTGSFGFVIVLTEKAALFVDGRYTVQARTQVDTAAFTPVNVSDMTPSDWLKDAGKEGQRIGYDPKLHTLDGFERFKKAATSAGLSLVALDRNPVDDLWADRPAPPHAAVTLHDEKFAGETAQAKLARVQAELSKSKADALLVTDAHCLAWAFNIRGGDVKHTPLPLGFAIIPAKGRPTVFLDGRKLSNAVRDALSETTEIAEPRDLETALGTLGVEGATVRLDASASAVAFARALEAAGAKLQRGADPIAKLKAVKNACELNGARVAHLRDAAALARFLHWLDEEAPKGEIDEIVCAEALETFRRETGRLKDVSFDSISAAGPNAALPHYRVTRATNRKLTPGFYLIDSGAQYEDGTTDVTRTVVIGEASPELRDRFTRVLKGHIAIATAVFPKGVSGAQLDAFARRFLWDVGTDFEHGTGHGVGSYLSVHEGPQRISKLGTTTLEPGMILSNEPGYYKEGHYGIRTENLIVVEKRDIPGAEREMRGFETITLAPIDRRAIEIALLTGDERKWLDLYHARVVEEVGPLLDEEVRAWLESACAPL, from the coding sequence ATGTTCGAAGCCCAGTTCCAGTCCTTCGACGAGACCGCCGACCCGTCCCAGGGCGCGCCCCGGCTCGCCGCGCTGCGCGAGGCGCTGAGGGAAAAGGGCCTCGACGGCTTCCTGCTGCCGCGCGCCGACGAGCACCAGAACGAATACCTGCCGCCCGCGGCCGAGCGGCTCGCCTGGCTCACGGGCTTCACCGGCTCGTTCGGCTTCGTAATCGTGCTGACGGAGAAGGCCGCGTTGTTCGTCGACGGCCGCTACACGGTGCAGGCGCGGACCCAGGTCGACACGGCGGCGTTCACGCCCGTCAACGTCTCGGACATGACGCCGTCGGACTGGCTGAAAGACGCCGGCAAGGAGGGCCAGCGGATCGGCTACGATCCAAAACTCCACACGCTCGATGGCTTCGAGCGCTTCAAGAAGGCCGCGACTTCGGCGGGCCTTTCGCTCGTCGCGCTCGATCGCAATCCGGTCGACGACCTGTGGGCGGACCGCCCTGCCCCGCCGCATGCGGCGGTGACGCTGCACGACGAGAAGTTCGCCGGCGAGACCGCACAGGCGAAGCTCGCCCGTGTTCAGGCAGAGCTTTCGAAATCGAAGGCCGACGCCCTGCTCGTCACCGACGCGCATTGCCTCGCCTGGGCCTTCAACATCCGCGGCGGCGACGTGAAGCACACGCCGTTGCCGCTCGGCTTCGCCATCATCCCGGCGAAGGGCCGGCCGACTGTGTTCCTCGACGGCCGAAAGCTCTCGAACGCCGTGCGCGACGCGCTCTCCGAAACCACCGAGATCGCCGAGCCGCGCGATCTCGAAACAGCGCTCGGCACGCTCGGCGTCGAGGGCGCGACGGTTCGGCTCGACGCGTCGGCTTCCGCGGTCGCCTTCGCGCGGGCGCTGGAAGCGGCGGGCGCGAAGCTTCAGCGCGGGGCGGACCCGATCGCAAAGCTCAAGGCGGTGAAGAACGCCTGCGAGCTGAACGGCGCGCGCGTCGCGCATCTTCGCGACGCGGCCGCGCTGGCGCGCTTCCTTCATTGGCTCGACGAAGAGGCGCCGAAGGGCGAGATCGACGAGATCGTCTGCGCGGAGGCGCTCGAGACGTTTCGACGCGAGACGGGGCGGCTCAAGGACGTTTCGTTCGACTCGATCTCGGCGGCGGGGCCCAACGCCGCCCTGCCGCACTACCGCGTGACGCGCGCCACCAACCGCAAGCTCACGCCCGGCTTCTACCTGATCGACTCTGGCGCCCAATACGAGGACGGCACGACCGACGTCACCAGAACGGTCGTGATCGGCGAGGCGAGCCCGGAATTGCGCGACCGCTTCACCCGCGTGCTCAAGGGACACATCGCGATCGCGACGGCCGTGTTCCCGAAGGGGGTGAGCGGCGCGCAGCTCGACGCCTTTGCGCGCAGGTTTCTCTGGGACGTCGGGACCGACTTTGAGCACGGAACCGGCCATGGCGTCGGCTCGTACCTCTCGGTCCATGAGGGCCCGCAGCGCATCTCGAAGCTCGGGACCACGACGCTGGAGCCCGGCATGATCCTCTCCAACGAGCCGGGCTACTACAAGGAAGGCCATTACGGCATCCGCACCGAGAACCTGATCGTGGTCGAGAAGCGCGACATTCCCGGCGCCGAGCGCGAGATGCGCGGCTTCGAAACCATCACGCTCGCGCCGATCGACCGCCGTGCGATCGAGATCGCGCTGCTCACTGGCGACGAGCGAAAGTGGCTCGACCTCTATCATGCGCGGGTGGTGGAGGAGGTCGGTCCGCTGCTGGACGAGGAGGTCCGCGCCTGGCTGGAATCGGCTTGCGCGCCGCTGTGA
- a CDS encoding ATP-binding cassette domain-containing protein → MTLASIPARAPAGYAFAPSDRDRTGQPPKIRPESGAQISVKGLSKSFGTKEVLASLDLTVPAGQFLAIVGRSGCGKSTLLRTLVALEKPTAGVVTIGGGQPGLGRIMFQEPRLLPWQRVVNNVRVGLSKSLPKAQAKSQALDALREVGLADRAGDWPSVLSGGQKQRVALARALVSRPKLLALDEPLGALDALTRIEMQTLIERVWLEQKFTAVLVTHDVAEALALADRVVLIEDGRIALDLDVDLPRPRRRGSAEIGKLESQILDHLFAAGGRPSDDKPGIPAEPEAIPYEKAYA, encoded by the coding sequence ATGACGCTTGCTTCGATCCCGGCCCGCGCTCCCGCCGGCTACGCATTCGCGCCGTCCGATCGCGACCGGACCGGTCAGCCCCCGAAGATCCGTCCCGAGAGCGGCGCGCAGATCTCCGTCAAGGGCCTGTCGAAGTCGTTCGGGACCAAAGAAGTCCTCGCCTCGCTCGACCTCACGGTCCCGGCCGGCCAGTTCCTGGCGATCGTCGGCCGCAGCGGCTGCGGCAAGAGCACGCTCCTGCGCACGCTGGTCGCGCTCGAGAAGCCGACCGCGGGCGTGGTGACGATCGGCGGCGGCCAGCCCGGCCTCGGCCGCATCATGTTCCAGGAGCCTCGCCTGCTGCCGTGGCAACGGGTCGTGAACAATGTCCGGGTCGGTCTCTCGAAGTCCCTGCCGAAGGCGCAGGCGAAATCCCAGGCGCTCGACGCGCTTCGCGAGGTCGGCCTCGCCGATCGGGCGGGCGACTGGCCGTCGGTGCTGTCGGGCGGCCAGAAGCAGCGCGTGGCGCTCGCCCGCGCGCTGGTCAGCCGCCCAAAACTGCTCGCGCTCGACGAGCCGCTCGGCGCGCTCGACGCGCTGACGCGCATCGAGATGCAGACGCTGATCGAGCGCGTCTGGCTGGAACAGAAGTTCACCGCCGTCCTCGTCACGCATGACGTCGCCGAGGCGCTCGCGCTCGCCGACCGGGTCGTCCTCATAGAGGACGGCCGCATCGCGCTCGACCTCGACGTCGACCTGCCCCGCCCGCGGCGCCGCGGCTCGGCCGAGATCGGCAAGCTCGAGTCGCAGATCCTTGACCATCTGTTCGCGGCCGGCGGCCGTCCGTCGGACGACAAGCCGGGGATCCCGGCGGAGCCGGAAGCGATCCCTTACGAGAAGGCCTACGCATGA
- a CDS encoding sulfonate ABC transporter substrate-binding protein, whose product MFSLSLTRRAQLIGSALVVAGLCGASAAQAADRTIRIGFQKYGTLILLKGKGTLEEKLKPLGVEVKWAEFQFGPPLLEAVNAGAIDFGTTGEAPPIFAQAASARLVYVANDPPSPKAEAVLVPKDSPIKTLADLKGKKVAVAKGSNAHFLLVKALEKGGVSYSDITPSFLTPADGRAAFERGAVDAWSVWDPFYAAGEAAGARVLTDGEGLVNNHQFFLSARDYAEKNADVLKIVLAELRAVEDWVQKDPQAAATELAPIVGIPTPLLQRAIGRLGLGVGSITPETVAAQQRIADTFLELKLIPKPITVADAVVEVLK is encoded by the coding sequence ATGTTCTCGCTGTCACTCACGCGCCGCGCGCAACTGATCGGATCGGCCCTCGTCGTCGCAGGGCTGTGCGGCGCCTCCGCGGCGCAAGCCGCCGACCGCACCATCCGCATCGGCTTCCAGAAATACGGCACCCTGATCCTGCTCAAGGGCAAGGGCACGCTCGAGGAGAAGCTGAAGCCGCTCGGCGTCGAGGTGAAGTGGGCCGAGTTCCAGTTCGGACCGCCGCTGCTCGAGGCGGTGAACGCCGGCGCGATCGACTTCGGCACCACCGGCGAAGCGCCGCCGATCTTCGCACAGGCGGCGAGCGCCCGCCTCGTCTATGTGGCGAACGATCCGCCCTCGCCGAAGGCCGAGGCCGTGCTCGTGCCGAAGGACAGCCCGATCAAGACCCTCGCCGACCTCAAGGGCAAGAAGGTCGCGGTCGCGAAGGGCTCGAACGCCCACTTCCTGCTCGTCAAGGCGCTGGAAAAGGGCGGCGTGTCCTATTCGGACATCACGCCGAGCTTCCTGACGCCCGCCGACGGCCGGGCGGCTTTCGAGCGCGGCGCGGTCGACGCCTGGTCGGTCTGGGACCCGTTCTACGCGGCCGGCGAAGCCGCCGGCGCCCGGGTGCTGACGGACGGCGAGGGCCTCGTCAACAACCACCAATTCTTCCTCTCCGCGCGCGACTACGCCGAGAAGAACGCCGATGTGCTGAAGATCGTACTGGCCGAGCTGCGCGCCGTCGAGGACTGGGTCCAGAAGGACCCGCAGGCGGCCGCGACCGAGCTCGCGCCGATCGTCGGCATCCCGACGCCGCTGCTCCAGCGCGCGATCGGCCGGCTCGGCCTCGGCGTCGGCTCAATCACGCCCGAGACGGTGGCGGCGCAGCAGCGCATCGCCGACACCTTCCTCGAGCTCAAGCTGATCCCGAAGCCCATCACGGTCGCGGACGCCGTCGTCGAGGTGCTTAAATGA
- a CDS encoding NAD(P)H-dependent oxidoreductase: MTARIVAVSGSLSRPSRTRLLVGDVARQIHARVGGNLSFVDVAEIAIGLGQTFARPAPTQQIEQALLSIEQADIVVAGSPVYKGSYSGFFKHLIDLVEYRSLTGVPVALLATGGSERHALAVEHQLRPLFASFDAHTLPTAVFALDRTIGPDGQVSDETVRGRIDQLVREAAGALSLRAAAAA, from the coding sequence ATGACAGCCCGCATCGTCGCCGTCTCCGGCAGCCTGTCGCGCCCGTCCCGCACCCGCCTGCTGGTCGGAGACGTCGCGCGCCAGATCCATGCGCGCGTCGGCGGCAACCTGTCTTTCGTCGACGTCGCCGAGATCGCCATCGGTCTCGGCCAGACCTTCGCGCGTCCCGCGCCGACGCAGCAGATCGAGCAGGCGCTGCTCTCGATCGAGCAGGCCGACATCGTCGTTGCCGGTTCGCCCGTCTACAAAGGATCTTACAGCGGCTTCTTCAAGCACCTGATCGATCTCGTCGAGTACCGCTCGCTGACCGGCGTTCCGGTCGCCCTGCTCGCGACCGGCGGCAGCGAACGCCATGCGCTCGCGGTCGAGCACCAGCTGCGTCCGCTGTTCGCCTCCTTTGACGCCCACACGCTTCCGACCGCCGTCTTCGCGCTCGACCGGACCATCGGCCCCGACGGGCAGGTCTCGGACGAGACGGTGCGCGGGCGGATCGACCAACTCGTCCGCGAAGCCGCGGGCGCCCTTTCCCTCCGGGCCGCAGCCGCGGCCTGA
- a CDS encoding SHOCT domain-containing protein, with the protein MPPHWTDEASEAIVEISRRNGFGEDAGRAMADALAASAGSMAQFYHPDLGGMGQWSRGGMLMIGDMFNNALKGRVAGLAEDLAQAMASGTVQARRPAPGESTAGFTRWWPDELGEPSSTGAQNGRRYAVFPAARRLAIENDGRVTLYDTADHRIGGASQQQGGGSSLSFSTDRGSVGIENFAVVADAGPAREEAAPSAHAPETSRSPERHPEPEPAPPPVWRADSPPAAAARPAAPAAPQAQGADPIELIQKLATLWEAGVLTEEEFRAKKTELLARI; encoded by the coding sequence ATGCCCCCGCACTGGACCGACGAGGCCTCCGAGGCGATCGTCGAGATCTCCCGCCGCAACGGTTTTGGCGAGGACGCCGGCCGCGCCATGGCCGATGCGCTCGCGGCGAGCGCGGGCTCGATGGCGCAGTTCTATCATCCTGACCTCGGCGGCATGGGCCAGTGGTCGCGCGGCGGCATGCTGATGATCGGCGACATGTTCAACAACGCGCTGAAGGGCCGCGTCGCCGGCCTCGCCGAGGACCTCGCCCAGGCCATGGCGAGCGGAACCGTCCAGGCCCGCCGCCCCGCCCCCGGAGAATCGACCGCGGGCTTCACCCGCTGGTGGCCGGACGAGCTCGGCGAGCCGTCCTCGACCGGCGCGCAGAACGGGCGGCGCTACGCGGTGTTCCCGGCGGCGAGGCGGCTCGCGATCGAGAACGACGGCCGCGTCACGCTTTACGATACCGCCGACCATCGCATCGGCGGCGCCTCGCAGCAGCAGGGCGGCGGCTCGAGTCTGAGCTTTTCGACCGATCGCGGCTCGGTCGGGATCGAGAATTTCGCGGTCGTGGCCGACGCCGGCCCGGCGCGCGAGGAAGCCGCCCCGTCTGCGCACGCGCCCGAAACGTCTCGGTCGCCGGAGCGGCATCCGGAGCCGGAGCCCGCGCCGCCTCCGGTCTGGCGCGCCGATTCCCCGCCCGCGGCCGCCGCCCGTCCGGCGGCGCCGGCCGCTCCGCAGGCGCAAGGCGCCGACCCGATCGAACTTATCCAGAAGCTCGCGACGCTGTGGGAAGCAGGCGTGCTGACCGAGGAAGAGTTCCGGGCCAAGAAGACCGAGCTGCTCGCGCGCATCTGA
- a CDS encoding 50S ribosomal protein L11 methyltransferase → MTQSPVIRLDLDEATARRVSDVLEDAFPFGEVSISAFETGPDAWRVEVYGEPHMAAEELASAMREALGPESAGLRLEAGAIDEHDWIAKSLAGLTPVPAGRFVVHGSHDRDKISPDVIGIEIEAALAFGTGHHGTTRGCLLAIDELLNQRRFERVLDLGSGTGVLAIAIGLAQQSPVLATDIDETSARIAGENAEANGAGAFVTSIHAESFDHPAFGERGPFDLIVANILAGPLVELAPDVKRHLAADGRVVLSGLMNHEEERVLAAYTAEGLTLVKGLQLEGWSTLVLRD, encoded by the coding sequence GTGACCCAATCCCCCGTCATCCGCCTCGATCTCGACGAAGCCACCGCCCGCCGCGTCTCCGACGTGCTGGAGGACGCGTTCCCGTTCGGCGAGGTCTCCATCTCCGCCTTCGAGACCGGACCGGACGCCTGGCGCGTCGAGGTCTATGGCGAGCCCCACATGGCGGCGGAGGAACTCGCCTCCGCGATGCGCGAGGCGCTCGGGCCGGAATCGGCGGGGCTCAGGCTCGAGGCCGGCGCGATCGACGAGCACGACTGGATCGCGAAGAGCCTCGCGGGGCTCACGCCCGTGCCGGCCGGCCGCTTCGTGGTCCACGGCTCCCACGACCGCGACAAGATTTCTCCAGACGTCATCGGCATCGAGATCGAGGCGGCGCTCGCCTTCGGCACCGGCCATCACGGCACGACGCGCGGTTGCCTGCTCGCGATCGACGAACTGCTCAACCAGCGTCGGTTCGAACGGGTTCTGGACCTCGGCTCCGGCACCGGCGTGCTGGCGATCGCGATCGGCCTTGCGCAGCAATCGCCGGTGCTCGCGACCGACATCGACGAGACCTCCGCCCGGATCGCCGGCGAGAACGCGGAAGCGAACGGCGCCGGCGCGTTCGTCACCTCGATCCACGCGGAGAGCTTCGACCATCCGGCGTTCGGCGAGCGGGGGCCGTTCGACCTGATCGTCGCGAACATTCTGGCTGGCCCGCTGGTCGAGCTCGCGCCCGACGTGAAGCGCCACCTCGCGGCTGACGGGCGCGTCGTGTTGTCGGGATTGATGAACCACGAGGAGGAGCGCGTCCTCGCCGCCTACACGGCCGAGGGGCTCACCCTCGTGAAGGGGCTGCAGCTCGAAGGCTGGTCGACGCTGGTGCTGCGGGACTGA
- the ggt gene encoding gamma-glutamyltransferase: MRDLFRPSRSLALSSNAMIATSHPLATATGLAVLREGGNAVDAAIAAVATQCVVEPQMTGIGGDCFVLYAPAGRDVIALNGSGRAPAAASVDALKALGLNEIPQTSPHAVTIPGAIAAWVRLHADHGSLPVDRLFRDAITYAEDGYPVTARVAYDWANAAALLAEDEHAGALFLPGGAAPREGDRHAQPALGKTLRAIARDGAGAFYRGAVAEALTARLKALGGLHTLDDFADGETAATYVEPISTRYRGYDVYECPPNGQGVAALMILNAISGFDLSDGLSLADRIHIHAEATKLAYHHRDALIGDPAHLPYPVETLLSEATTATLRGRISRVRAGRPALWNEPEHKDTVYLSVVDRDGNAVSFINSLFHGFGSTRLEPTSGVLLHSRGFSFRVIEGHPNAIGPRKRPMHTIIPAMLRKDGETLMPFGVMGGHYQAAGQAAFLSGVLDRGLDLQAAIDAPRSFAFDGVLEVEPTVDATTLKRLAAMGHRVQTAASPIGGAQAIWIDRERGLLRGGSDPRKDGMALGH, encoded by the coding sequence ATGAGAGACCTGTTCCGCCCCAGCCGCAGCCTCGCTCTGTCGTCGAACGCCATGATCGCGACCTCGCATCCGCTCGCGACCGCGACCGGTCTCGCGGTGCTGCGCGAGGGCGGGAACGCCGTCGACGCCGCGATCGCGGCGGTCGCGACGCAATGCGTGGTCGAGCCGCAGATGACCGGGATCGGCGGCGACTGTTTTGTCCTCTATGCGCCTGCAGGCCGCGACGTGATCGCGCTCAACGGCAGCGGTCGGGCGCCGGCGGCGGCCTCGGTCGACGCGCTGAAAGCGTTGGGGCTGAACGAGATCCCGCAGACCAGCCCGCATGCCGTGACGATCCCCGGCGCGATCGCGGCATGGGTGAGGCTGCATGCCGATCACGGCTCGCTGCCGGTCGACCGGCTGTTTCGCGACGCCATCACCTACGCCGAGGATGGCTATCCGGTCACCGCGCGCGTCGCCTATGACTGGGCGAACGCGGCGGCGCTGCTGGCCGAAGACGAGCACGCAGGCGCCCTGTTCCTGCCCGGCGGCGCGGCCCCGCGCGAGGGCGACCGCCACGCGCAGCCGGCGCTCGGCAAGACGCTCCGCGCCATCGCCCGCGACGGCGCCGGCGCGTTCTATCGGGGCGCGGTCGCCGAAGCCCTGACGGCGCGGCTGAAAGCGCTCGGCGGGCTTCACACGCTCGACGATTTCGCGGACGGCGAGACCGCCGCGACATATGTCGAGCCGATCTCGACCCGTTATCGCGGCTACGACGTCTATGAATGCCCGCCCAACGGCCAGGGCGTCGCGGCGCTGATGATCCTCAACGCCATCAGCGGCTTCGACCTGTCGGATGGGCTCTCGCTCGCCGACCGCATCCACATCCACGCAGAGGCGACCAAGCTCGCCTATCATCATCGCGACGCGCTGATCGGAGATCCGGCGCATCTGCCGTATCCCGTCGAGACGCTGCTGTCGGAGGCGACGACCGCGACGTTGCGTGGAAGGATTTCGCGCGTGCGCGCGGGACGGCCCGCGCTCTGGAACGAGCCCGAGCACAAGGACACGGTCTATCTCTCGGTCGTCGACCGCGACGGCAATGCGGTGTCGTTCATCAACTCGCTGTTCCACGGTTTTGGCTCGACGCGGCTGGAGCCGACGTCCGGCGTGCTTCTGCACAGCCGCGGATTTTCGTTCCGGGTGATCGAGGGCCATCCGAACGCCATCGGCCCGCGCAAGCGCCCGATGCACACCATCATCCCGGCGATGCTGCGCAAGGATGGCGAGACCCTCATGCCGTTCGGCGTGATGGGCGGGCACTACCAGGCGGCTGGCCAGGCGGCGTTTTTGTCCGGCGTGCTGGACCGGGGCCTCGACCTGCAGGCGGCGATCGACGCGCCGCGCAGCTTCGCCTTCGACGGCGTGCTGGAAGTCGAGCCCACGGTCGACGCCACGACGCTGAAGCGGCTCGCCGCCATGGGCCACCGCGTGCAGACAGCCGCGAGCCCGATCGGCGGCGCGCAGGCGATCTGGATCGACCGCGAACGCGGGCTGCTGCGCGGCGGGTCGGACCCGCGCAAGGACGGGATGGCGCTGGGCCACTAA
- a CDS encoding MFS transporter — protein sequence MSEMSQAHGGAASIAWKRLASGVLGYAAGLPFLLVLSTFAFWLREAGVGLEAIGMLSWASIAYSLKFIIAPFMDTYALGPLGRALGRRRAWILLAQIGVVLGLAGMASSDPAVGLPLAAVACFLTAACSATQDAAIDGWRVEVAGTEEQGLLVAAYQLGYRLALLTAGAGALYLAQDFGWGAAYSAMALIMVLVAALTILLIPRTARDDEPREPKTPSQALRAPLTDLWALVATTPLVALLMIGLYRMPDQLANVMSSPLYKDLGFSNKEIASVTKVFGIVLSIFGAFVGGFMLTRMSVKRVLVIGIVASAATNLFYGALAQVGHSLPMLAATIGFDNVASSIAGTALIAFMSKLAASEFSATRYAVLSSIYALPGHLLAGGSGFVAQATGYPTYFFLTFLTGLPALILCLMLKDDSGPKTRED from the coding sequence ATGAGCGAGATGTCGCAGGCGCATGGCGGCGCGGCCTCCATTGCATGGAAGCGCCTCGCGAGCGGGGTGCTCGGTTACGCGGCCGGACTGCCCTTCCTGCTCGTGCTCAGCACCTTCGCGTTCTGGCTGCGGGAGGCGGGCGTCGGTCTCGAGGCGATCGGCATGCTGTCCTGGGCGAGCATCGCCTACAGCCTGAAATTCATCATCGCCCCGTTCATGGACACCTATGCGCTGGGCCCTCTCGGCCGCGCGCTCGGCCGCCGCCGCGCCTGGATCCTGCTCGCGCAGATCGGCGTCGTCCTCGGGCTCGCCGGCATGGCGTCGAGCGATCCGGCCGTCGGGCTGCCGCTCGCTGCGGTCGCCTGCTTCCTCACCGCCGCCTGCTCGGCGACGCAGGACGCCGCGATCGACGGCTGGCGCGTCGAGGTGGCGGGCACGGAAGAGCAGGGTCTTCTGGTCGCGGCATATCAGCTCGGCTATCGGCTCGCGCTGCTGACCGCCGGCGCCGGCGCGCTCTACCTCGCGCAGGATTTCGGCTGGGGCGCGGCGTACTCCGCCATGGCGCTCATCATGGTTCTGGTGGCGGCGCTCACCATCCTGCTGATCCCGCGCACCGCCCGCGACGACGAGCCGCGCGAGCCGAAGACGCCGTCGCAGGCGCTCCGCGCGCCGCTGACGGACCTCTGGGCGCTGGTCGCGACCACGCCGCTCGTGGCGCTGCTGATGATCGGCCTCTACCGGATGCCGGACCAGCTCGCCAACGTGATGTCCTCGCCGCTCTACAAGGACCTCGGCTTCTCCAACAAGGAGATCGCGAGCGTCACGAAGGTGTTCGGCATCGTGCTCAGCATCTTCGGCGCGTTCGTCGGCGGCTTCATGCTGACGCGCATGTCGGTGAAGCGGGTGCTGGTCATCGGAATCGTGGCGTCCGCCGCCACGAACCTGTTCTACGGCGCGCTCGCGCAGGTCGGCCACAGCCTGCCGATGCTCGCCGCCACGATCGGCTTCGACAACGTCGCCTCGTCGATCGCGGGCACGGCGCTCATCGCCTTCATGTCGAAGCTCGCGGCCTCCGAATTTTCGGCCACCCGCTACGCCGTGCTGAGCTCGATCTACGCGCTGCCGGGGCATCTGCTCGCCGGCGGCTCCGGCTTCGTGGCGCAGGCGACTGGGTATCCGACCTACTTCTTCCTGACGTTCCTGACGGGTCTCCCGGCGCTGATCCTGTGCCTGATGCTGAAGGACGACAGCGGGCCGAAGACGCGGGAAGACTGA
- the ssuC gene encoding aliphatic sulfonate ABC transporter permease SsuC yields MKFDARSLQSFIIPVGLIALWQALASAGLIKTEILPAPTAIALAGWRLALSGELWTNIGISAWRALVGLVIGGGIGFSLGLANGLSRLSERLTDPTLQMIRTVPHLAMIPLVILWFGIDETAKIFLVALGVFFPIYLNTLHGIRTVDSQLVEMGRAYGMSSWALFSRVVLPGALPSIFVGLRYALGIMWLTLIVAETISASSGLGYMAMNAREFMLVDVVVFAILIYALLGKLADSIAKLLERATLSWHPAYLHV; encoded by the coding sequence ATGAAGTTCGACGCCCGCTCACTGCAGTCTTTCATCATCCCGGTGGGCCTCATCGCTCTCTGGCAGGCGCTGGCGAGCGCCGGGCTGATCAAGACCGAGATCCTGCCCGCGCCGACCGCGATCGCCCTCGCCGGCTGGCGGCTCGCGCTGTCGGGCGAGCTCTGGACCAACATCGGCATCTCGGCGTGGCGGGCGCTGGTCGGCCTCGTCATCGGCGGCGGCATCGGCTTTTCGCTCGGCCTCGCCAACGGCCTGTCGCGCCTGTCGGAACGCCTGACCGACCCGACCCTGCAGATGATCCGCACGGTGCCGCATCTCGCGATGATCCCGCTCGTGATCCTGTGGTTCGGCATCGACGAGACCGCCAAGATCTTCCTCGTCGCGCTAGGCGTGTTCTTCCCGATCTACCTCAACACGCTGCACGGCATCCGCACCGTGGACAGCCAGCTGGTCGAGATGGGCCGCGCCTACGGCATGTCGTCCTGGGCGCTGTTCTCCCGCGTCGTGCTGCCGGGGGCCTTGCCCTCGATCTTCGTCGGGCTGCGCTACGCGCTCGGCATCATGTGGCTGACGCTGATCGTCGCCGAGACGATCTCGGCCTCCTCGGGGCTCGGCTACATGGCGATGAACGCCCGCGAGTTCATGCTGGTCGACGTCGTGGTGTTCGCGATCCTGATCTACGCGCTGCTCGGCAAGCTCGCCGACTCGATCGCCAAGCTGCTCGAACGCGCGACGCTGTCCTGGCATCCCGCCTATCTCCACGTCTGA
- a CDS encoding DUF423 domain-containing protein, with the protein MSRSPLPLVAVAGLYGAVGVATAAAAAHMPGDARLGTASQFLMLHAGALLGAAAAARAFGLGRLIAIPAWGIALGVFLFSGDLLVRVWLGASPVPVAAPVGGTILIASWLALSIGAAVGGLRGARSK; encoded by the coding sequence ATGTCCCGCTCACCCCTCCCCCTCGTCGCCGTCGCCGGTCTCTACGGCGCGGTCGGCGTCGCGACCGCGGCGGCGGCGGCGCACATGCCCGGCGACGCGCGGCTCGGGACGGCGTCGCAGTTCCTGATGCTGCACGCCGGCGCGCTGCTCGGGGCCGCGGCGGCGGCGCGCGCCTTCGGGCTCGGCCGGCTCATCGCGATCCCGGCCTGGGGGATCGCGCTCGGGGTTTTTCTGTTCAGCGGCGACCTGCTGGTCAGGGTCTGGCTCGGCGCGAGCCCCGTCCCCGTCGCCGCGCCGGTCGGCGGGACCATCCTGATCGCGAGCTGGCTCGCTTTGTCGATCGGCGCAGCGGTCGGCGGCCTGCGCGGCGCGAGGAGCAAGTAA